One SAR324 cluster bacterium genomic region harbors:
- the purM gene encoding phosphoribosylformylglycinamidine cyclo-ligase, whose amino-acid sequence MSQAYQKAGVNIRAGDEAVERIKVHARSTNRTEVIGGLGGFGGLFALNIQKYREPILVSGTDGVGTKLKLAFELDHHETVGIDLVAMCVNDILVSGAEPLYFLDYIACEKLEPEKIEKIVGGIAEGCRQSNCALLGGETAEMPGMYAQNEYDLAGFVVGVVEKDKLITGERITPGDLVIGFGSSGLHSNGFSLVRKLLIKKGISLEQSFPDSEKSVGDILLTPTRIYARLVSSLNEKGLIKGWSHITGGGLIGNLPRILPKDISACIQLNQWPRSELFKWLFKLAVLPPEEMFEVFNMGIGLIAVIDAGNASVVEHICDEMGETVFPLGLIEKGERAIRLEGNW is encoded by the coding sequence TTGAGCCAAGCATACCAAAAGGCTGGAGTGAATATTCGTGCAGGAGATGAGGCCGTAGAGCGAATAAAAGTTCATGCTCGCTCTACTAATCGAACGGAAGTTATTGGAGGCTTGGGGGGATTCGGTGGGCTCTTTGCGCTAAATATCCAAAAATATAGAGAACCAATCCTTGTATCAGGGACAGATGGTGTTGGTACAAAACTTAAGCTTGCCTTTGAACTGGACCATCACGAGACCGTCGGCATTGACTTGGTTGCAATGTGCGTCAACGACATCTTGGTCTCTGGGGCTGAGCCACTCTATTTTTTGGATTACATTGCTTGTGAAAAACTCGAACCAGAAAAAATTGAAAAAATTGTCGGCGGTATTGCAGAAGGTTGTCGGCAGTCCAACTGTGCGTTATTAGGGGGGGAAACTGCAGAAATGCCGGGCATGTATGCCCAAAACGAATATGATCTTGCGGGCTTTGTTGTAGGGGTTGTTGAGAAAGACAAACTAATCACAGGTGAAAGGATTACTCCTGGAGATTTGGTGATAGGTTTTGGCTCATCTGGCCTGCATAGCAATGGTTTTTCTTTGGTAAGGAAGCTACTGATAAAAAAGGGGATTTCTCTTGAACAATCCTTTCCAGACTCTGAAAAATCCGTAGGAGATATTCTTCTAACCCCTACAAGAATTTATGCTCGTCTCGTGTCTTCGCTCAATGAAAAAGGATTGATCAAAGGCTGGTCTCACATAACAGGTGGTGGACTGATTGGGAACCTACCACGGATTCTTCCAAAAGATATTTCTGCATGTATTCAGTTGAATCAATGGCCAAGATCAGAACTCTTCAAATGGTTGTTTAAGTTGGCAGTTCTGCCACCAGAAGAGATGTTTGAAGTTTTTAATATGGGAATCGGACTGATTGCAGTCATCGATGCAGGTAATGCATCTGTGGTTGAACATATTTGTGATGAAATGGGAGAGACCGTATTTCCTTTAGGCTTGATCGAAAAGGGTGAGCGAGCCATCAGACTAGAAGGAAATTGGTAA
- a CDS encoding PilZ domain-containing protein: protein MAEERRQYLRVIFEETIQVSTEEWSDPIATGLDLSLNGVRFHCEYPLSEGELVSIEFEPSFTLVGTAIWCWPIEWYYQAAVRFSDITVTEQEKLRKYIETTTKQDYPDFVGEVTKEKDDTESASEEENVEVSTSEENSSAVVSQSESPFPDAELHSQTYAGSQVALVTERDSPHNDMIMQYLSERTGFKMSLMEKQGNLWPMLRENALDLVVLNQSTSNEDEILGVIQRLGEEHADIPFIVFAGPISLDDRLHLLSLGAINVITRPTHLSTIAQSILQAFYDNRSVATPALEEELIDESLDLDSDLDLMEEKF, encoded by the coding sequence ATGGCTGAGGAACGAAGACAGTACCTGCGAGTCATTTTCGAGGAGACCATTCAAGTAAGCACCGAAGAGTGGTCGGATCCAATTGCCACTGGTTTAGACCTCTCCTTGAACGGTGTTCGCTTCCATTGTGAGTATCCACTTTCTGAAGGTGAGCTAGTTAGTATAGAGTTCGAACCATCTTTCACCCTTGTAGGCACTGCGATTTGGTGCTGGCCCATTGAATGGTATTATCAGGCGGCAGTTCGCTTCAGTGATATCACTGTGACAGAGCAGGAGAAGCTCAGAAAGTACATTGAGACAACTACAAAACAAGATTACCCAGATTTTGTTGGAGAAGTGACAAAAGAAAAAGATGACACGGAATCTGCTTCCGAAGAAGAAAACGTAGAAGTTTCAACCTCAGAAGAAAACTCCAGCGCAGTTGTTTCTCAGTCAGAATCCCCATTCCCTGATGCAGAACTTCATTCACAAACCTATGCAGGGAGCCAGGTTGCACTAGTAACAGAGCGAGATAGTCCCCACAACGATATGATCATGCAATACCTCTCCGAAAGAACGGGCTTCAAAATGAGCCTGATGGAGAAGCAGGGGAATCTTTGGCCAATGTTACGGGAAAACGCCTTGGATTTGGTAGTATTGAACCAATCTACCTCGAATGAGGATGAAATTCTTGGAGTCATTCAGAGGCTAGGAGAAGAGCATGCGGACATACCTTTCATCGTTTTCGCAGGACCGATCAGTCTTGATGATCGCTTGCACTTACTCTCTTTGGGCGCAATCAATGTTATAACCCGTCCAACACATCTCTCAACAATCGCTCAAAGTATTTTGCAGGCTTTCTACGATAACCGATCAGTGGCTACCCCTGCTCTTGAAGAGGAGTTAATTGATGAAAGTTTGGATTTAGATAGCGATCTTGACTTAATGGAAGAGAAGTTCTGA
- the purN gene encoding phosphoribosylglycinamide formyltransferase, which translates to MRLALMASGAGSNVEVLLSEKQAGNLPLVDWAILACDRPDAPVIQKASSKGLKTWVQSPSEFDNKTDYEKSLHLVLSKQEVDGIVLAGYMRLIGPTLLEHWQGRIINIHPSLLPSFPGQQSIYDALQHRVKLTGCTVHFVDEGVDTGPIIAQESVPIFSADTPETLAKRIHVAEHRLLPKTIGRWSEGGFYLKDKIVHFVDEVGETI; encoded by the coding sequence ATGCGGCTAGCCCTTATGGCATCTGGTGCAGGTAGCAATGTAGAAGTTCTCCTTTCAGAAAAACAAGCTGGGAACCTCCCTTTAGTTGATTGGGCAATATTAGCATGTGATCGTCCAGACGCACCAGTCATTCAAAAAGCTAGTTCCAAGGGATTAAAAACTTGGGTTCAATCTCCAAGTGAGTTTGATAACAAAACCGATTATGAAAAATCACTTCACCTAGTCCTAAGCAAACAAGAGGTTGATGGAATTGTTCTAGCGGGATATATGCGTTTGATTGGCCCAACCTTACTTGAACACTGGCAGGGCCGCATCATCAATATCCATCCTTCCCTACTACCCTCATTCCCTGGTCAGCAATCAATCTATGATGCCCTTCAGCATCGAGTCAAGTTAACCGGATGTACCGTCCACTTTGTCGATGAAGGCGTAGATACTGGGCCCATCATCGCTCAAGAATCTGTTCCTATCTTTTCCGCTGACACCCCAGAAACTCTTGCCAAAAGAATTCACGTAGCAGAGCACAGACTTCTTCCCAAGACCATAGGTCGTTGGAGCGAGGGAGGATTCTACTTGAAGGATAAAATTGTCCATTTTGTTGATGAAGTTGGAGAAACGATATGA
- a CDS encoding M1 family aminopeptidase: MNQLRLYLVVGILLLATSTWLGAQSHQTGDFPHYIGKVRFSLQQKRLEGNLRIQIPKSTQGKELLLALPMNRFAQKDARGLRRPRETPIFAKTSFSENDDPLLPSGFSAGSIEIKSVWNRTQPIKYQLEANPALEIGYSVEHGLLRVQVDEEIQEIEIEFQTNFPERYQEGIVDGILMSALWYPQLLIPTESGWDTRLDLPSPGTFEIEWSSEESGQLISTPLAAAVSSNEPVLLPKTNLPITSFPLIFGNKFQKHEDAPLVESFYQNNYERRVGLIHGWTEEFVAFIEQRYGMMPPWDEFRIVQVPGRSEDVTVWNNVIMVPQPHYERSELLDRRVMGLLSMKLGRIWFGSALWNDEDTQMWLSHGLPTFLSLRFYEDKFGKNGGIFDFINWMNPGFREHFIEEMARNNDLELIKPIATSFRENPATQAHLRAVNYKAASVISMLEYEVGEKAFLEGLQNFVKKGQQKVVTHNDLRSQMEIAAGKDLDWFFKQWFETVERLDYAVGETVFEGFPNGEFLIQVEVQKLGDAVMPLEVLLRTDDEKEHIQKIFSQRSLYIVEFRTESPPDEVSLDPDEFLLETSRVNNHSFTFFRIRFAFDWHRQRERLITFVPGFTNNAIDGNSFGVGLRHREGDTSIYAIPGYGTRSGDVLYQLDLKEENFIKRNYFGQLLLERNGGVVSNGVFLGFSGPRYPDKPFFEAKGGIALEYFYSTAATSSGDTGNSNVMTLQFDSWNRAKGDYLINLRALAEQPSQELDTKYSYTLLTERLTQIFETGFRSNIRWELVLGNTLGDSPSQKKFSLGGPTSLRGFPQTGTLQQDNYLFNRLDYEFPLVTTPWWGNVSSIGLQGTVFFDQGRAWGDELDLGKAKDRRNVGVGIRWGVDAASLIQIPLKFEIAYPVGDKDYRSPQFIFFGVLTGS; the protein is encoded by the coding sequence ATGAACCAGCTGAGATTATATCTGGTGGTCGGTATTCTATTGCTGGCAACCTCGACTTGGCTGGGTGCACAATCCCACCAAACTGGAGATTTCCCGCATTACATAGGAAAAGTTCGTTTTTCTCTTCAGCAAAAGCGTCTTGAGGGAAATCTTCGAATCCAAATTCCCAAGTCTACCCAAGGCAAAGAGTTACTGCTAGCTCTGCCAATGAATCGTTTTGCCCAAAAAGATGCTAGGGGACTACGCCGGCCAAGAGAAACACCAATTTTTGCGAAAACATCCTTCAGTGAAAATGATGATCCCTTGCTCCCAAGTGGTTTCAGTGCAGGGAGCATTGAAATTAAAAGTGTATGGAATAGAACCCAGCCTATCAAATATCAACTCGAAGCAAACCCAGCGCTAGAGATCGGATACTCTGTTGAACACGGACTTCTGCGGGTTCAAGTTGATGAAGAAATTCAGGAAATTGAGATTGAGTTTCAAACAAATTTTCCTGAGCGATATCAAGAAGGAATTGTGGATGGTATCTTGATGAGTGCCCTTTGGTATCCACAATTATTGATTCCCACAGAATCCGGATGGGATACACGCTTAGATCTTCCCTCACCTGGAACTTTTGAAATTGAATGGAGTTCAGAAGAATCTGGTCAACTGATCAGCACCCCTCTGGCAGCTGCAGTGTCATCCAATGAACCAGTTTTATTACCTAAGACAAACCTACCAATCACCTCCTTCCCGCTGATTTTTGGGAACAAATTCCAGAAGCATGAAGATGCGCCACTTGTCGAGTCATTCTATCAAAACAATTATGAGAGACGGGTTGGATTAATTCATGGCTGGACAGAAGAATTCGTGGCATTTATTGAACAACGCTATGGAATGATGCCTCCATGGGATGAGTTTCGGATCGTTCAAGTCCCTGGCAGGAGTGAAGATGTGACTGTATGGAATAACGTCATCATGGTTCCCCAACCCCATTACGAGCGAAGCGAACTCCTGGATCGTCGCGTTATGGGCCTTCTTAGTATGAAACTCGGTCGCATCTGGTTTGGCTCTGCTTTATGGAATGATGAAGATACCCAGATGTGGTTAAGCCACGGACTACCAACCTTTTTGAGCCTTCGCTTTTATGAAGATAAGTTTGGAAAGAATGGAGGCATTTTTGACTTCATCAACTGGATGAATCCAGGATTTCGTGAACACTTCATTGAAGAAATGGCTCGGAACAACGATCTGGAGTTGATAAAGCCGATTGCTACTTCCTTTCGGGAGAATCCAGCGACACAAGCTCATTTACGGGCAGTCAATTACAAAGCCGCCTCCGTAATCAGCATGCTTGAGTACGAGGTCGGAGAGAAAGCATTTTTGGAAGGACTTCAAAATTTTGTAAAGAAAGGCCAACAAAAGGTTGTGACTCACAATGATTTGCGGAGTCAGATGGAAATCGCGGCTGGAAAAGATCTAGACTGGTTCTTTAAACAATGGTTCGAAACTGTTGAACGCTTGGATTATGCAGTTGGAGAAACAGTATTTGAGGGGTTCCCAAATGGTGAATTCTTGATTCAAGTTGAAGTTCAAAAGCTTGGTGATGCTGTGATGCCACTCGAAGTATTATTACGTACTGACGATGAGAAAGAGCATATACAAAAGATTTTTAGTCAGCGTTCCCTTTATATTGTTGAGTTTCGCACAGAATCCCCACCAGATGAAGTTTCGCTAGACCCTGATGAATTCTTACTCGAGACGTCACGTGTCAATAATCACTCCTTCACTTTTTTCCGAATTCGTTTTGCCTTTGATTGGCACCGACAGCGAGAACGCCTAATTACTTTTGTTCCAGGTTTTACAAATAATGCCATCGATGGGAATTCCTTCGGTGTCGGACTACGTCACCGAGAAGGGGACACAAGCATTTATGCAATTCCTGGCTATGGTACTCGTAGTGGAGACGTACTTTACCAACTAGATTTAAAGGAGGAGAACTTCATCAAAAGGAACTACTTTGGACAATTGCTTCTTGAGAGAAATGGTGGTGTTGTCTCCAACGGAGTTTTTCTTGGCTTCAGTGGCCCAAGATATCCTGATAAGCCATTTTTCGAAGCAAAGGGAGGCATCGCCTTAGAGTATTTCTACTCCACTGCTGCTACGTCATCTGGGGATACAGGCAATTCTAATGTAATGACTCTTCAGTTTGATAGTTGGAATCGAGCTAAAGGGGATTACCTCATTAATTTGAGAGCGCTTGCAGAGCAACCATCCCAAGAACTGGATACCAAGTATTCTTATACACTTTTAACGGAGCGCCTCACTCAAATTTTTGAAACCGGATTCCGAAGTAACATCCGCTGGGAGTTGGTGCTCGGGAATACGCTAGGAGATTCTCCATCGCAAAAGAAATTTTCTCTTGGTGGACCGACTAGTCTACGTGGTTTTCCGCAAACTGGAACGCTTCAGCAGGACAACTACCTATTCAATCGATTAGATTATGAGTTCCCACTCGTTACAACACCCTGGTGGGGGAATGTTTCCAGCATCGGTCTTCAGGGGACTGTTTTCTTTGACCAAGGCCGAGCTTGGGGTGATGAACTAGACTTAGGTAAGGCGAAAGATCGAAGGAACGTTGGGGTTGGGATTCGCTGGGGAGTAGATGCAGCCTCCTTGATTCAGATTCCTCTGAAGTTTGAGATTGCTTATCCCGTTGGGGATAAAGACTACAGAAGCCCCCAGTTTATTTTCTTCGGAGTACTTACAGGAAGTTAA
- the purF gene encoding amidophosphoribosyltransferase, producing the protein MSFWFDEDGLNEECGVFGIFNHPDATELAYYGMHALQHRGQESAGICVSDEGVLNLRRGMGLVTEALNKQTLETLPGCHAIGHVRYTTAGASVITNAQPLRFRYTGGQVAIAHNGNLVNAQKLRGDLERRGSIFQTDSDTEVISHLMAQSGLSVEKALQTALVAIEGAYALVLLTPDKLIVAQDPRGFRPLCLGQIGQNCWVVASESCALNVIDAEFVRDLHPGEMLVIDVQGPHSTRFAPELPRTLCSFEYIYFARPDSDLGGVSVHLARKQLGAKLFQESPVEADIVIGVPDSGLSTAIGYAEASGLSYEVGMIKNRYVGRTFIQPNQIMRRQGVKMKLSVVRQVIEGKRVVLVDDSIVRGNTCGRIVRLLREAGAKEIHMRISAPPIRHSCVYGIDTPTSSELIAAQYSVEEISKEIDADSLAFISEQGMIEAIGREDSSPNRGHCLACFNGNYPTPTYGTGELH; encoded by the coding sequence ATGTCATTTTGGTTTGACGAAGATGGCCTGAACGAAGAATGCGGAGTATTTGGCATTTTCAATCATCCTGATGCCACAGAATTAGCCTACTATGGGATGCATGCCCTTCAACACAGAGGCCAGGAGAGCGCTGGGATTTGTGTGAGTGATGAAGGGGTTCTAAACCTTCGTCGCGGGATGGGCCTAGTTACAGAAGCACTGAATAAACAAACTCTGGAAACACTTCCCGGCTGTCATGCAATTGGCCATGTCCGCTACACTACCGCTGGTGCCAGTGTTATCACCAACGCCCAGCCCCTACGCTTTCGCTACACCGGTGGTCAAGTCGCCATTGCACATAATGGGAACCTGGTAAACGCTCAAAAGTTGCGTGGTGATCTGGAACGAAGAGGCTCTATTTTCCAAACCGACAGTGATACCGAGGTAATTTCTCACCTGATGGCACAATCAGGGCTTAGTGTTGAAAAGGCTCTTCAAACCGCTTTGGTAGCAATTGAAGGGGCCTATGCGTTGGTTCTACTGACACCTGACAAACTGATTGTGGCCCAAGATCCTCGTGGTTTTCGTCCACTCTGTTTGGGACAAATAGGTCAGAATTGTTGGGTCGTTGCCTCCGAAAGTTGTGCTTTGAATGTCATCGACGCTGAATTTGTGCGTGACTTACACCCTGGTGAAATGCTCGTCATTGATGTGCAAGGTCCCCATTCCACCCGTTTTGCTCCAGAATTACCCAGAACCCTCTGCTCATTTGAATACATCTATTTCGCCAGACCCGACAGTGACCTTGGGGGAGTGAGTGTCCATCTTGCCCGAAAGCAACTCGGAGCAAAACTCTTCCAAGAATCTCCCGTAGAAGCCGATATTGTCATTGGTGTTCCCGACAGTGGTCTCTCTACAGCAATTGGGTATGCAGAAGCTTCGGGCTTATCATACGAGGTGGGTATGATCAAAAATCGCTACGTTGGCCGTACATTTATTCAACCGAATCAGATAATGCGGCGGCAAGGAGTGAAAATGAAACTTAGCGTCGTTCGGCAAGTGATTGAAGGCAAACGGGTTGTCCTAGTTGACGATTCGATTGTGCGGGGAAACACCTGTGGTCGTATTGTTCGATTACTTAGAGAAGCTGGTGCAAAAGAAATTCATATGCGAATTAGTGCCCCTCCAATTCGTCATTCTTGTGTTTATGGAATCGACACACCTACTAGTTCTGAATTGATTGCTGCGCAGTATTCAGTCGAAGAAATATCCAAAGAAATTGATGCTGACTCCTTAGCCTTTATCTCAGAACAGGGAATGATCGAAGCCATCGGAAGAGAGGATTCTTCTCCAAACCGAGGACACTGCTTAGCGTGCTTCAATGGTAACTATCCGACTCCAACCTATGGTACTGGTGAACTACATTGA
- the purD gene encoding phosphoribosylamine--glycine ligase, with the protein MKVAVLGSGGREHVLVWKLSQSPRIKELFCVPGNPGIAQLAKCVPLPLHDHLSLIYWAKKEEISLTIVGPENPLSNGIVDSFQTVGLKIYGPNQKAAQLESSKTFAKQIMQLHGVPTAKSASFTELGPALRYADENGAPIVIKADGLAAGKGVTVATSIGEAEVALRASLEKNRFGEAGSTVLIEEFLDGEEMTLLSFVSGPDYLTMVPSQDHKPVFDGDRGPNTGGMGAYSPVPHLEKWLPEIVKTIIEPMVKGLQQEDIYFQGILYTGLMITEQGPKVVEFNVRFGDPEAQVILPRLQNDLLEILEASAEGNLSLIKLTWKQDACVCVIASSGGYPGEYKTGFPISGLNYGVDDMIFHAGTKIVGTNLVTSGGRVLNVSSLGDTLAQAQSRAYERLQNIHFENLHYRTDIASKAL; encoded by the coding sequence ATGAAGGTCGCTGTCCTTGGAAGTGGTGGACGTGAGCATGTTCTTGTCTGGAAACTGAGCCAAAGCCCAAGAATTAAAGAATTGTTCTGTGTCCCAGGAAATCCTGGCATTGCACAACTGGCAAAGTGTGTCCCACTCCCACTGCATGATCATCTGAGCCTCATTTATTGGGCAAAGAAAGAAGAAATTTCTCTAACCATTGTGGGTCCTGAAAATCCACTCTCTAATGGGATCGTCGATAGTTTTCAGACCGTTGGACTTAAGATTTATGGACCCAACCAAAAGGCAGCGCAACTGGAAAGCAGCAAAACATTTGCGAAACAAATTATGCAGCTTCATGGAGTCCCAACCGCTAAATCAGCATCTTTTACTGAGTTGGGCCCAGCTCTTAGATATGCTGATGAAAATGGCGCCCCCATCGTAATCAAGGCTGATGGCTTAGCTGCTGGGAAGGGAGTCACCGTCGCAACTAGTATTGGTGAGGCAGAGGTTGCTCTGAGGGCATCGCTTGAAAAAAATAGATTTGGTGAAGCAGGATCTACCGTCCTAATCGAGGAATTTCTTGACGGTGAAGAGATGACCCTTTTAAGTTTCGTTAGTGGACCTGATTACCTCACAATGGTTCCATCTCAAGACCACAAACCAGTTTTTGATGGAGATCGGGGGCCGAACACCGGAGGGATGGGGGCTTATTCTCCGGTTCCACACCTGGAGAAATGGCTCCCAGAAATTGTGAAAACTATTATTGAGCCTATGGTGAAGGGACTCCAGCAGGAGGACATTTACTTTCAGGGAATCCTTTACACTGGGCTGATGATCACTGAACAAGGACCCAAAGTAGTAGAGTTCAACGTGCGTTTTGGAGATCCAGAAGCTCAAGTGATTCTGCCCAGACTCCAGAATGATCTTCTTGAGATTTTGGAGGCTTCCGCCGAAGGCAATTTATCTCTAATCAAACTGACTTGGAAGCAAGATGCTTGTGTTTGTGTTATTGCTTCTTCTGGGGGTTATCCAGGTGAGTACAAGACCGGTTTCCCCATATCGGGTTTGAACTACGGAGTGGATGACATGATATTCCATGCAGGAACTAAAATTGTCGGGACAAACCTTGTTACTAGTGGTGGTCGAGTCTTAAATGTCTCCTCATTGGGAGATACCCTTGCTCAAGCCCAATCCCGAGCATATGAGCGCTTACAGAACATCCATTTTGAGAATTTACACTATCGTACAGACATTGCATCCAAGGCCCTTTAA
- a CDS encoding IMP cyclohydrolase produces the protein MITEAQRLAEQNLKSLSDNDYPGRGVLLGRFDQDHWGGIYWIMGRSTNSRNRCLRYENEILRTEPSDPALVEDPSLILYNATRRWDKTLVVSNGSQTDVIVESLKTGKNLAEGMDSQYHEPDEPNFTPRISGVLDFRKETPQIWLSSLKKSQIINFESDHAIYHYRQFVEGLGVGLTTYLHNGSPLPTYDRPPMILPVVGNLKEIVEQYWQCLQSEHLISLAGFQIDACSLEQEMHIINRYEPKSY, from the coding sequence ATGATTACTGAAGCCCAAAGACTTGCGGAGCAGAATCTTAAAAGTTTATCAGACAATGATTACCCAGGCCGCGGAGTTTTATTGGGCCGTTTTGACCAAGACCATTGGGGTGGGATTTACTGGATCATGGGGCGTAGTACAAACAGTCGTAACCGGTGTTTGCGGTATGAGAATGAAATTTTACGAACTGAGCCTTCTGATCCTGCATTGGTTGAAGACCCCTCACTCATTCTTTACAATGCAACAAGGCGATGGGATAAGACGTTGGTAGTGAGTAATGGTAGCCAAACAGATGTGATTGTTGAATCCTTGAAAACAGGAAAAAACCTAGCAGAAGGAATGGATAGCCAATATCATGAGCCCGATGAACCAAATTTTACCCCACGAATTTCTGGAGTACTGGATTTCCGCAAAGAAACCCCTCAAATATGGCTATCTTCACTGAAAAAGAGTCAAATAATAAACTTTGAATCAGACCATGCCATTTACCACTACCGTCAATTTGTTGAGGGATTGGGAGTCGGTTTAACTACATATCTTCATAATGGATCACCACTTCCCACATACGATCGTCCCCCAATGATCTTGCCAGTTGTTGGAAATCTTAAAGAAATTGTTGAACAATATTGGCAATGCCTCCAATCAGAGCATCTGATTTCACTTGCAGGTTTCCAAATTGACGCCTGTAGTCTGGAACAAGAGATGCACATCATCAATCGCTATGAGCCAAAGTCATACTGA